DNA sequence from the Lodderomyces elongisporus chromosome 5, complete sequence genome:
ACGAGATTGCTAGGCCACAGATCCACGGATACGACATGATTTGTCTTGACAATATTACTTCGACAAAGTTTGTTTCTGGTGGAGATGAGAAAATATTGCGTGTCTTTGAGCTCACAAAATCCATAGACGAAAGTTTAAAGGAGTTGAGTAATGTAAATATCAATACCGAAAACTCGATATTGCCCGATTTTGCGTCTTTGCCAGTTCTTGGGTTATCAAACAAGGCAGATGCACAAattcaagaagaagagaaaaacgATGACGAgcgtgatgatgatgagaaGGAAGGTGAGCAAAGTGATGAAGATAAGttcaaagaaagagaagaagggCCAGCAGGTGCATCTCCACACAGTGTTCCACCGCTGGAGTCTTTTCTCCAAAGAAATAGTTTGGCTACAGAAACTGAAAAGTTGTATGGACATGGTTACGAAATTAGTTGTTGTACAACATCGCCCAGTGGCCAGCTAATTGCTACTGCATGCAGATCGAATAATGCTAAGCATGCCGTGATTAGAGTGTTTAATGTCAGCAAGGACTATCAACAAAGCAGCCAAGTCTTGGCAGGACACAACTTGACCATCTCGAGTTTAGAATTTTCTCCAGATGGTAAATACTTGCTTGCAGTGTCCAGAGATCGTCAATTTAGTTTGTGGCGCGTTGTGAATGAAGCTAATGCCGAATTTGAGCTTCTAGAGTTGAACGCAAAGGCACACTCGAGAATTATTTGGGATTGCTCGTGGCTAACAGTACAAGACTATTTTGTCACTGTGTCCCGTGATAAACAGCTCAAGCTTTGGAAAGTTGACGATGCGAACAATAAAGTTGAGTTGATCAACAGTTTGAAAGTTGACGAGCCAATTATATCTGTATCGGCATATAAAGGGGAATGGGAACAAGATAAAAATGTAGTTGCCATTGGACTTGAATCTGGATCCATCAAGATTATTTCCGTGTCTCTTCAAGACGAAGGGAAATTAGAGGAAGTATACTCTATAGGTTCGGATTTGACACCTTCCGATAGGATATCAAAGCTTAGTTTCAGCAATAAGCTTATTGATGGTGTATTCTACTTGGCAGTGGGTAGTAATGACACATCAGTAAGGCTCTATGCTTTGCTGAAGACTATTTGTCAGTAGAAGATAGCAATATTTATAGAGAATTGGTAGAAAAACTTGTAGATTAGAGTTTAGATGCAATATAGACAACTTTGATTACTTTGATGCGGTAATTATTTAACTTTGAGCGTTTATTTGCATGCTgttttttcagttttttcCTCGCATTCTTTTCTCGTACACTAATTCTTCGCACCCAATATCTGCTTAAGTCAGTAAAGGGTTTAGCGCCTGTTCGATGGCGCGCAGATTCCAGTTGAAATatggagaagaaggaggaagaaTCAAAAGTAGAGGCAGAAGATTTCCAGAGGATAACCGCATTACGTCCATATTCACTGATGTCCACTTTAGAACAAGTCCTCAATCtgattttggaaaaggGTGCCACCAAAGACCTTCTAGATCAATTGACTGTTTTGTTTCGAGACGAGCAGGCACGCTCTTCAGAAATTGTGTTTACCAACCTTGAAAGCCTTGTCCATCAATTCAATCATGTTTTCGATGAAATTCGTTCTTCTGTCAAGAATGGATCACGAGATCCCAACAATGAGATAATTTCACTGGTTTTAAAAACTACAATAAATCTCCTTGCAGACAATGATACTAATCGGGCTTATTTCACAAGTGACAAAAAGGGTGTTGATTTATTTTGGGGTAATCTTTATGAGTATGCGTCGATAGCTGATGACAACAATTTGGTATTGATACTTTTGAaacaatttatatataatacATCAAATACTGGTTTGTATATGGAGTACTTGAGGCAAAAAGGAATGCATAGAGTAGCATACAATGAGTTTAGGAAATCGAATAGCGCACTTGATTTACCCTATGAATTTATCGTGGCAGGTAAAAGCAATTTGGATGAATCAGACAAAGATATTCTCAAATATATCACAAGCAATTTTAAGTCTCTTTACACCCGTGAAGCACTAAAAGAAgacgaggaagaagaagaagaagaagacgaggaagaagaggaagaagaggaagagaatCGTATTAAATTGTTGGAACTTGTCGAATATGCCCCTCGAAACTTATCCACTTACAAAGATATATTGGCAATattggaaattgaaaataagtCAAAGCTAGCAAGATTGTTAATGGTTGCTCTTAGCGATGTATTTACAGATACTATTGACGATATGCATTTCGATTTCATTGAGTCTAACAACCCATATGTTTTTGCGGCTGCTTGTATTTGCATCGGAAATTGTATAAGCGATGTACAAAGTCTGTCGCACGCTATTGAAACAATTGAGAATAAATTAGGGATGGACATTCTCATGGATAAATTCTTTACTGGATTTAAAATCACCGATGTAATACAAATTCAAGCGGTTCACATGTGGGTCAATTTGATGAACCAGTCTATTGCAAAAACTATTATCGAGCTATACAGCGATGCCATAATTGCACTCACAAAACTAGTGATTGATAATGCTGATTACTACAAGGAAATTGCGAAAACATACTTTAAATTTATTAAGAAACTCGTTCTGCTCTCTCCAACACAAGCTATACCAACAAAGTTTATTCGACAAATTGTTAAATATGAAGATCATGGTAACGTTGCATTGATGCAAGCAAAGTATTGTTTGCTACAAAGAGCCGGAACATTCAATAATGACCAAAGTATTTGCATTGATGATCTAGTTGTTAGCTGTGTTAAGCATACCGATAACCAGGCTATTCTAGAGCAAGTAAAGACATTAGCAATATTCAATAACCTaattattgaaaagaaaatacagCTTGCAGAATTGGATAAACTATATCTCAATCCACTCGAGAAAATTTTAAGCCTGTTGCAAACAAAGACAAGTGAACCTTCATCTGCTTCATCAGCATCCGGATGGGGTGACAAGATTCTTGCAAACAATTTAAGGTTTTTAGCGGCATCTACACTTCAAGTCATTGGTGAAGATCCGGATGAATATAGTTCGCTCAAAAGTCTTTGCGAGAATATAATCAAAACAGTTGACGTTTCTACACAAACTccagaaagaaaaattgacGAATTGGACTAACTCGAATCACGTGCACAGACCCTGGTGGTTACTCTCCATCTCTTTCCGCATGCGGCGTGAGGAGAATTAATTTTATCCATGCAAGAGCAAAGAAgcgaagaaaaaaaaaagaaatcaaataaaaaaaaccctTATGAGGCGGGTTTCGATGGCTATTAGCGGAAGAATGAGCATATATTTTCATAGAGAGTGCGGCTCTGGAGCCTGAAAAAATTGTGTCACGAGCCGCTCCCGATGCTCGAACAGGATGATTCACCACAATGCATaatgtttgaaaaaaaaaaaaatttttgagaACATACAAAAATATTTCAAAATGCCTTGACCAACAACCCCGCAGAGAAAGTTAAACAGTGTCATCCTTTCAaatatttctctttctaaagtgtagtttctttttttcccttttagtcgcttttaatttttcacaTTTGTTTCTTATAAAGGGCCTTGAGTTTCTTGAAAAAGGGTTTCCCACAAATCTTCATTTCACTACTTTCTGTTggactcttttttttaactatTTTTCCAACAAGAGTTACTATCATCCATATATATCcactttttcttattcccatttttggtttctacctttaaaaaaaagaccaCAATTTAAATACAGGCAAGCAACGAAATGACAGTTCAGAGTATTTTCGCAGATTTAAAAACGGAACAACCAGATCCTATAATCTTGACCATGCAACAATACGCTCAGGACAACAATCCTGCAAAGATTGATGTTAGTATTGGTGTTTACAAAGATGAAAACGGCGCTTGCTACGAGTTTCCAGCCATAACCAAGGCCAAACAAATTCTTGCTAAAAACGATCCTGGCCACAATTACACTTCAATGTCTGGTATTGCTGATTTCATTAGTGGAGCACAAAGACTCATTTTTGGCAAGGAAATTGTTTCTGAGGGCAAGGTTGCATCTTTACAAACTATTTCGGGGACTGGTTCACTCCACATGGCTATGCTTTTCCTCAAGGAAGCTGGATTCACCGAATACTATATCGGAGTTCCAACGTGGCAGAACTATCAGCCAATGGTTGAGTCCATTGGTTGCAAAGTAGCAAAATTGTACAACTACTATGAtgaaaaaaccaaatcacTTGATTTCCAATCGATCCGTGCAGCAGCGGAGGCTGCTCCTCAAGGAACAgttttccttcttcaaaCATGTTGCCATAATCCTACCGGCTCTGACCTTTCTCAGGATCAATGGGTTGAACTTGTAAAAATTATTaagcaaagaaaacttGTCCCGCTTTTGGATACTGCATACCAAGGATTTGGCTCTGGCGATTTAGACAAAGATGCATGGCCAATAAGATACATTTACAGCCAGGGTTTGGAATTTGTCGTGTGTCAGTCTTTCTCCAAGAATATGGGATTATACTCTGAGAGAGTTGGCTCATGTCATGTGGTGATGGGTGATCAACAATACAAACCTGCAGTGCAGAGTAACCTTGTTGCGTTATTCCGTCATGAGTCCTCCTTTGCACCTGCATTTGGTGCAAGGTTAGCTGCCATAATCTTGAACAATCCAGAATTGGAAGAGCAATGGCGAGGAGAA
Encoded proteins:
- the AAT22 gene encoding Aspartate aminotransferase/Glutamic oxaloacetic transaminase AAT2/GOT1; translation: MTVQSIFADLKTEQPDPIILTMQQYAQDNNPAKIDVSIGVYKDENGACYEFPAITKAKQILAKNDPGHNYTSMSGIADFISGAQRLIFGKEIVSEGKVASLQTISGTGSLHMAMLFLKEAGFTEYYIGVPTWQNYQPMVESIGCKVAKLYNYYDEKTKSLDFQSIRAAAEAAPQGTVFLLQTCCHNPTGSDLSQDQWVELVKIIKQRKLVPLLDTAYQGFGSGDLDKDAWPIRYIYSQGLEFVVCQSFSKNMGLYSERVGSCHVVMGDQQYKPAVQSNLVALFRHESSFAPAFGARLAAIILNNPELEEQWRGEVAECTRRLKELRRAVLDRLTKLGTPGNWTNVVEQNGLFWFSGLTKEQNDKLVAKHVYSTNMGRVNVAGLNFNTVDHFCKAIDQVVRED